From the genome of Nicotiana sylvestris chromosome 1, ASM39365v2, whole genome shotgun sequence:
ATGCTTAGAACTTATGATCGACGAGGTTTACTTCATCACATCAAGGTGACTCCTCGAGGACCATCTGTTTCACACCTATTTTTTACGGACGACGCCTTGTACTTTTTTCAGGCAGAGATTGGCAAGGCAAATATCATTAAACACTGCCTTGATAGCTATCGGAAGGCTTATGGACAACAGGTCAATTTGCAAAAATCCAATTTATTACTTTAGTCGGAATACATCGGAAGATATGAAGACTGCGTTAAAACATGCGCTTGGAGTGAAAGAGATTGCTACCCCGGGCAAATATCTCGGAGTACCATCATTGTCGGTAGAAAAAAGGACATCTTCCAATATGTATTAGATAAAGTTTGGGAAAATTGCAAAGTTGGAAGCAAAAATACATCTCTAGAGCTGGTAAGGAAATCCTACTGAAAACAGTGGTGCAAGCTATCCCAAATTATGTTATGATGCTATTTCTTCTCCCAATAAGCACCTGTGACTCAATCGAGAAAGCAATGAATGGGTTCTGGTGGCGTGGAAAAGGTGGTGACACTGGGGGAATAAGATGGATGTCATGGAAAGGGCTATGCAAACGAAAAGAAGATGGGGGATTGGGATTTCGAGAGGTGCAAAATTTTAATTTGGCTATGCTAGCAAAAACAACATGGAGTTTGTTGACACGACCGGAGGCACTAGTGAGCCGAATATATAAAGCTCGATACTTCCCTACAGGAGATTTGCTTTCAGCAACAGTGGGAAATAACCCCAGTTATGTTTGTGGCTCATTATGCGCGGGGTTACAGGTTTTAGAAGGGGGATGTGTTAGGTGTATTGGAGATGGACGTACAACAAAAATATTCCATACTCCATGGCTACCATCCGAGCAATTGCAAGTTATTCAGAGTGTGTGCAATAATGGGATGGAGGAGATGGTCGTGTCAGAATTAATATATGAGGAGACTCGAACATGGAGCGAAGTGAAGCTGGAGACAGTGTTTAATGCACAGGAGATTGAACTAATACAAAAAATACCACTAAGCTCGACCTTAGAGCAGGATAAATGGATGTGGTTGTTCGATCCAAAGGGCATGTATACAGTCCGTGGAGGTTACATGAGACTTTATGATCAAGTCAGACATGAAATTGAGGCAAGTCGTCGACGACTTTGGCAATCATTATGGCAGCTGCGAACCCCACCAAAGATAAAAAAACTTTATGTGGAGAACGATGAACAACGTGCTCCCAACATGTGATAACTTGACCAGACGACATGTGATGAATAATGCAACTTGTCCATTGTGCTGGCAGCACCCCAAAACCGTCGAGCACTGCCTCCTTAATTGCACCATGGCTAAGACATGCTGGTTGCAATCTCACGTGGGATGGAGAGAAATAATTTTGAATATGGAGCAGTGGTTTAACAAGCTTAATCATACATTATACAAGAAGGAGATTGAAGAAGCAATCATGATATGCTGGGAGATTTGGAACTATAGAAATGGTGTAATCTGGAACCAAAGAACGAGTACAGTGGATCACATACTAGATAAAGCTATTAGCTTCATCAATGAATGGCACCAATTACGTACGCCATATGGTTCACATGGGCAGATAACGAGGAGAATCGAAAGTGGAAACCCCCAAATGGTTTAGCCCTCAAGTGCAATATTGACGCATCCTTCAACCTTGCAACTGGTGAAGTTGGAGCAGGGATAGTTGTTCGGGATATGCACGGTGAGTTTTGAGAGGTAGATC
Proteins encoded in this window:
- the LOC138891234 gene encoding uncharacterized protein, encoding MNGFWWRGKGGDTGGIRWMSWKGLCKRKEDGGLGFREVQNFNLAMLAKTTWSLLTRPEALVSRIYKARYFPTGDLLSATVGNNPSYVCGSLCAGLQVLEGGCVRCIGDGRTTKIFHTPWLPSEQLQVIQSVCNNGMEEMVVSELIYEETRTWSEVKLETVFNAQEIELIQKIPLSSTLEQDKWMWLFDPKGMYTVRGGYMRLYDQVRHEIEASRRRLWQSLWQLRTPPKIKKLYVENDEQRAPNM